The nucleotide sequence TTGCTGCTGGGAAATCATAGGGGTTACTGTCATCAAAAAATGGTCCCACTACACCAAGCATCCAGCCATCTTTTGCTGCCCAATGAGGTTCATTCACTCGATATTTAAAGACTTCATAATGTACCAAGTTGTTCTTTCCATCGAAATCAAGAGTTACACGTTCCATATGTTCCATCTCATCAGGGCAAGCATCGAGTTCAGTTGGAAATTCAAGCCAGTTGGCAAGGTTACTAGCCGCTCCACTAACTAAATTGTTGAATTCTTCTGGAAATAGATTCAGCATGTTATGTTCTGCTAAGAGTTGGTAGGTTGATTCCCTAGTAATCAGTTTCTCTGCAAATGGTTGAACATCTTCAGAATTTGGGTTCTCATTGGATTCAAGCTTCTCTACTAAAGGCTTTATTCGTTC is from Marinobacter alexandrii and encodes:
- a CDS encoding FeoB-associated Cys-rich membrane protein; its protein translation is MNIVFIIIGALVVIVVAFVIYRNIKVNKQNRELNEQRFERIKPLVEKLESNENPNSEDVQPFAEKLITRESTYQLLAEHNMLNLFPEEFNNLVSGAASNLANWLEFPTELDACPDEMEHMERVTLDFDGKNNLVHYEVFKYRVNEPHWAAKDGWMLGVVGPFFDDSNPYDFPAATFSRVSSTVDKVTPKEEAKWVHENIAMRR